A DNA window from Acomys russatus chromosome 7, mAcoRus1.1, whole genome shotgun sequence contains the following coding sequences:
- the LOC127192004 gene encoding putative olfactory receptor 52L2, producing MMALSNSSWRHPQAPFFLVGIPGLEQSQHWIALPLGVLYLLALVGNVTIIFMIWTDSSLHQPMYLFLVMLAAIDLVLASSTGPKALTVLLAHAHEIGYIVCLTQMFFIHAFSSMESGILVAMALDRYVAICHPLRHSTILHSGIIGRIGMAVLVRGLVLLIPFPILLQNLVFCRATVISHAYCEHMAVVKLACSETTVNRAYGLSVALLVVGLDVLAIGVSYGLILQAVLKVPGGEARLKAFSTCGSHVCVILIFYVPGMVSFRTHHSRCCM from the coding sequence ATGATGGCCCTGAGCAATTCCAGCTGGAGGCACCCCCAAGCCCCTTTCTTCCTAGTAGGGATTCCAGGCTTGGAGCAAAGTCAGCACTGGATAGCATTGCCCCTGGGTGTCCTTTACCTCCTGGCTCTAGTGGGCAACGTGACTATTATCTTCATGATCTGGACCGACTCATCTTTGCACCAACCTATGTACCTCTTCCTGGTCATGCTCGCTGCTATTGACCTGGTCCTGGCTTCTTCCACTGGGCCCAAAGCCCTCACAGTGCTCCTGGCTCATGCCCATGAGATTGGGTACATTGTCTGCCTGACTCAGATGTTCTTCATTCATGCCTTCTCCTCCATGGAGTCAGGCATACTTGTGGCCATGGCTCTGGATCGCTATGTTGCCATCTGCCACCCGCTGCGTCATTCCACCATCCTGCACTCAGGGATTATAGGCCGTATTGGGATGGCGGTGCTGGTGCGGGGATTGGTcctcctcatcccctttcccatCCTATTGCAGAACCTTGTCTTCTGCAGAGCCACTGTCATAAGCCATGCCTATTGTGAGCATATGGCTGTGGTTAAACTTGCCTGTTCTGAAACCACAGTGAATCGAGCCTATGGGCTGTCGGTGGCACTGCTGGTGGTTGGGCTAGATGTCCTGGCCATTGGCGTTTCCTATGGCCTCATCCTCCAGGCAGTGCTGAAGGTCCCAGGGGGGGAAGCCAGACTCAAAGCCTTCAGCACATGTGGGTCTCATGTTTGTGTCATTCTCATCTTCTATGTCCCCGGAATGGTCTCCTTCCGCACTCACCACAGTAGGTGCTGTATGTAA
- the LOC127192270 gene encoding olfactory receptor 56A4-like: MALSGNNSEAPVSDFLLICFPNFQTWQHWLSLPLSLLFLLAMGANATLLITIRMEATLHEPMYYLLSLLSLLDIVLCLTVIPKVLAIFWFDSKSISFSACFLQMFVMNSFLTMESCTFMVMAYDRYVAICKPLQYPSIITDQFVARAAIFIISRSALFSLPVPIFSARLKYCAQNIIKNCICTNMSVSKLSCDNITLNKLYQLVAGWALLGSDLILIVISYSFIFNVVLRIKAEGAVAKALSTCGSHFILILFFSTVLLVLVITNLARERIPPDVPILLNILHHLIPPALNPIVMG; encoded by the coding sequence ATGGCATTATCTGGCAACAACTCTGAAgctcctgtctctgacttcctCCTCATCTGCTTCCCTAACTTCCAGACCTGGCAGCATtggctgtccctgcccctcagcctcctcttcctcctggccatGGGGGCCAATGCCACCCTTCTCATCACCATCAGAATGGAGGCCACTCTGCATGAGCCCATGTACtacctgctcagcctgctgtccctGCTGGACATCGTGCTCTGCCTCACTGTCATACCGAAGGTTCTGGCCATCTTCTGGTTTGACAGCAAATCCATCAgcttctctgcctgcttcctccagaTGTTCGTCATGAACAGTTTCCTGACCATGGAGTCCTGCACCTTCATGGTCATGGCCTAtgatcgctatgtggccatctgcaagcCTCTGCAGTACCCATCCATCATCACTGACCAGTTTGTGGCTAGAGCTGCCATCTTCATTATAAGCAGAAGtgcccttttttctctccctgtccccatCTTTTCTGCCAGACTGAAGTACTGTGCTCAGAACATCATCAAGAACTGCATCTGTACCAACATGTCTGTGTCAAAACTCTCTTGTGATAACATCACCCTCAATAAGCTCTACCAGCTTGTAGCAGGTTGGGCCCTGCTTGGCTCTGACCTCATCCTCATTGTTATCTCCTACTCTTTTATCTTCAATGTTGTGCTCAGGATCAAAGCCGAGGGAGCCGTGGCCAAGGCCCTGAGCACATGTGGCTCCcacttcatcctcatcctcttcttcagcACAGTCCTGCTGGTGCTGGTCATCACTAACCTGGCCAGGGAGAGGATACCCCCAGATGTTCCCATCCTGCTCAACATCCTGCATCACCTCATCCCCCCAGCTCTGAATCCCATTGTTATGGGGTAA